The following coding sequences lie in one Rhodohalobacter barkolensis genomic window:
- a CDS encoding COX15/CtaA family protein, producing MKLNLYQKTAITTVLATIVLIFVGGLVRASGAGLGCPDWPQCFGMWIPPTNAADLPAQYDASLFNPLHTWLEYVNRLVGVLIGFLISLTFLFSFKYRKKDPVVTVASGAAFVMVLFQAWLGGQVVRSGLSGGMITIHMIVAMIILATLLYASFRATREKVNIQLSKKHQKTLILIAIVLFALTMIQMIIGTQVRESVDFAKNALDLPRSEWIDTVGSLYPIHRSFSWMVVVPAGLLLFYNNKFKVPSVLNRLGWATAGLILLQVVVGVSLEWFNMPGVSQILHLVGVAVLICAEMLYILLLRFSNKRVSA from the coding sequence ATGAAACTGAATCTGTATCAAAAAACGGCTATTACTACTGTACTTGCAACCATTGTTTTAATCTTTGTCGGAGGATTGGTTCGGGCATCCGGAGCCGGGTTGGGCTGTCCGGACTGGCCGCAATGTTTTGGAATGTGGATTCCGCCAACCAACGCTGCGGATCTGCCTGCTCAGTATGATGCCTCACTTTTTAATCCCCTTCACACCTGGCTGGAATATGTGAACCGTTTGGTGGGTGTGCTTATAGGATTCTTGATTTCACTTACATTTCTATTCTCTTTCAAGTACAGGAAAAAAGATCCTGTTGTGACGGTAGCTTCCGGGGCAGCGTTTGTAATGGTGCTTTTTCAGGCTTGGCTGGGTGGGCAGGTGGTAAGAAGCGGCCTGAGTGGAGGTATGATTACGATCCACATGATTGTGGCGATGATCATTTTGGCAACTCTTCTCTATGCCAGTTTCAGGGCCACAAGAGAGAAGGTCAATATTCAACTTTCTAAAAAGCATCAGAAAACATTGATTCTGATTGCAATCGTGCTGTTTGCTTTAACCATGATTCAAATGATTATTGGTACACAAGTGAGGGAGTCTGTCGATTTTGCTAAAAATGCTCTGGATCTTCCAAGAAGTGAGTGGATTGATACGGTGGGATCTCTCTACCCGATACATCGTAGTTTTTCGTGGATGGTTGTTGTTCCGGCCGGGCTCCTGCTGTTTTACAATAATAAGTTTAAGGTTCCATCTGTGTTAAACAGATTAGGCTGGGCAACTGCAGGTCTGATATTATTACAGGTAGTGGTTGGCGTCAGTCTCGAATGGTTTAACATGCCCGGCGTTTCGCAAATATTACATTTGGTAGGAGTGGCTGTGCTGATATGTGCCGAAATGCTTTACATCCTTCTATTGAGATTTTCCAACAAAAGAGTAAGTGCTTAA
- a CDS encoding MerR family transcriptional regulator: MKKLYYSIGEVSEITDIEPHVLRYWETIFDDLTPRKNKAGNRTYKEDDITLVLKLKELIQEKKYSTAGAKKIIEGKEDEKSAASPEPLSAEVKKDLQEVKLFLQKLKEKL; encoded by the coding sequence ATGAAGAAATTGTATTACTCAATCGGTGAAGTGAGTGAAATCACCGACATCGAACCGCATGTACTTCGTTATTGGGAGACTATTTTTGACGATTTAACTCCCAGGAAGAATAAAGCCGGAAATAGAACGTACAAAGAGGATGATATCACTCTCGTTCTCAAACTAAAAGAGCTGATACAAGAGAAGAAATACAGCACAGCCGGAGCAAAGAAAATTATTGAGGGTAAAGAGGATGAAAAATCTGCGGCATCCCCGGAACCTCTCTCAGCTGAAGTGAAAAAAGATTTGCAAGAGGTGAAGCTATTTCTCCAAAAGCTTAAAGAGAAACTGTAA
- a CDS encoding glycosyltransferase family 2 protein produces MQEKNIDNSEKPDLVVPDISIVVPLLNEENSLNELFQQVHDALNSSGYSYEIIFVDDGSRDRSWEIIEELSLNNSWIKGVRLRRNYGKSDALQAGFEEVSGKYVITMDADLQDDPKEIPLMIQQLKNGADLVSGWKKKRHDPITKTIPSRFFNAVTRWVTGIKLHDFNCGLKAYKREVIDNIYLYGEMHRYVPLLAKWNGFDKIEEKVVQHHPRKYGKTKFGISRFLNGFLDLVTLLFINRYIQRPMHFFGLFGVLFLFVGVAINLYLAYLKIFLNEPLGNRPLLFLGLLLVMVGVQFFSIGFLGELLNRGVKKQKPNKAEKTGL; encoded by the coding sequence TTGCAGGAAAAAAATATAGATAATTCCGAAAAGCCCGATTTAGTTGTACCGGATATCAGTATAGTGGTTCCCTTATTAAACGAGGAGAACTCACTCAATGAGCTATTTCAACAAGTTCACGATGCTTTAAACAGTTCGGGGTACAGTTACGAAATTATATTTGTTGATGATGGATCACGAGATCGATCCTGGGAGATTATTGAAGAACTTTCACTCAATAATAGCTGGATCAAAGGGGTGCGGTTGCGGCGTAATTATGGAAAGAGTGATGCATTGCAAGCGGGTTTTGAAGAGGTTAGCGGGAAATATGTGATTACCATGGACGCCGATCTGCAGGATGATCCCAAAGAAATTCCGTTGATGATTCAACAGTTAAAGAATGGGGCCGATCTGGTAAGCGGATGGAAAAAAAAGCGTCATGACCCGATAACCAAAACGATCCCATCCCGTTTTTTTAATGCAGTTACCCGATGGGTGACAGGGATTAAGCTTCACGACTTCAATTGTGGCCTTAAAGCGTACAAAAGAGAAGTGATCGACAATATCTACCTTTATGGGGAGATGCACCGTTACGTGCCGCTTTTGGCAAAATGGAACGGGTTTGATAAGATTGAAGAGAAGGTTGTTCAGCATCATCCCAGGAAATACGGTAAAACCAAGTTTGGGATATCCCGTTTTCTAAATGGATTTCTGGACCTGGTGACACTGCTGTTTATTAATCGGTACATTCAGAGGCCGATGCATTTCTTTGGATTGTTTGGTGTGCTCTTTCTTTTTGTGGGTGTAGCAATCAATCTATACCTGGCATATTTGAAGATCTTTCTGAATGAACCGCTTGGTAACAGACCTTTGCTCTTTCTCGGATTACTGTTGGTGATGGTTGGTGTTCAATTCTTTTCCATCGGATTTTTGGGTGAACTGCTGAATAGGGGAGTGAAGAAACAGAAGCCCAATAAAGCTGAAAAGACAGGTTTATGA
- a CDS encoding class I SAM-dependent methyltransferase, translating to MSRIAYDPVKDRFASIIRNSRMLRRIFYALLDLFFLRSWHIRKILKMIGSGLDSKGEWKLLDAGSGFGQYDRFILSKFKNVNITSVDVKEDYLRDSEHYFSQDIKNNRIEFRQADLLTFDSEERFDVVICIDVLEHIEQDVRVMKNLVKVLNPGGYFLMHSPSHYSEEDAGDEESFVDEHARPGYSKGEISDKLTEAGLNPEKVHYTYGFWGHKAWVLSVKWPMLWFNKFGMIAALILLVYYPVTLPFVLLMNFADLITANPKGNGIYALARK from the coding sequence ATGAGCAGGATTGCCTACGACCCGGTGAAAGACCGTTTTGCGAGCATTATTCGAAATTCCAGAATGTTGCGCAGAATATTTTATGCCCTTCTCGATCTTTTTTTCTTGCGAAGCTGGCACATCCGGAAAATATTGAAAATGATTGGTTCTGGTCTCGATAGCAAAGGTGAATGGAAACTTCTTGACGCCGGTTCCGGATTTGGGCAGTACGATCGATTTATCCTGTCAAAATTCAAGAACGTGAACATTACATCGGTTGATGTAAAGGAAGACTATTTGAGAGATTCTGAACACTATTTTTCGCAGGATATCAAAAATAACAGAATAGAGTTCAGGCAGGCGGATCTACTCACGTTTGATTCTGAGGAGAGGTTTGATGTTGTGATTTGTATCGATGTACTGGAGCATATTGAACAGGACGTTCGGGTTATGAAAAATCTGGTAAAAGTGTTGAACCCGGGTGGTTACTTTTTGATGCACTCACCATCTCACTATTCGGAAGAGGACGCCGGGGATGAGGAGTCGTTTGTGGATGAACATGCAAGACCGGGATATTCAAAAGGAGAGATTTCTGATAAATTGACCGAAGCCGGTTTGAATCCTGAAAAAGTGCACTATACCTATGGATTCTGGGGACACAAAGCGTGGGTTCTTTCTGTTAAGTGGCCGATGCTCTGGTTTAATAAATTCGGGATGATTGCTGCGTTGATTCTTCTGGTGTACTATCCGGTTACACTGCCGTTTGTGCTCCTGATGAATTTTGCTGATCTCATTACAGCCAATCCCAAAGGAAACGGAATTTACGCACTTGCACGCAAGTAA
- a CDS encoding M20 family metallopeptidase has protein sequence MNSSDYGKIKELISNYKEWFINRLRKYVEVETPTGDTIQNRKLLNTIAADFRDLGFEVEWKESVSSAGQIFCRLKSVNTEEDQLMIGHADTVWPVGTLEEIPWKIDENVITGPGVYDMKSGIVMMQLSIKVMKELGLNPVLRPVVMITSDEETGSRDSWDEIEKIAKEVKRVFVPEPSIGLEGKIKTQRKGSGRYQITVKGREAHSGVEPEKGVSAVVEMSTIVQNLDKLNDYEKGVSLNVGMISGGKAVNVVPGECTIHIDLRFLKNEDGEEVDRYIKELEPQLKGAEILIEGGLRRPPIIQNERNEKLWKLVKECANQLDLSIEQGLSGGGSDGSITSQFTATIDGMGPVGEGAHSPSEKILVHETLDRASLLTAMLLADDVG, from the coding sequence ATGAACTCATCCGATTACGGGAAGATTAAAGAGTTAATATCGAATTATAAAGAGTGGTTCATCAACAGGTTGAGAAAGTATGTAGAAGTTGAAACTCCAACTGGTGATACCATCCAGAACCGGAAGTTGCTCAACACAATTGCTGCCGATTTCAGGGATCTTGGGTTTGAAGTAGAGTGGAAGGAATCCGTCTCGAGTGCCGGGCAAATATTTTGCAGGCTGAAGTCTGTGAATACGGAAGAAGATCAGTTGATGATTGGCCATGCTGACACCGTTTGGCCGGTTGGAACACTCGAAGAGATACCGTGGAAAATAGACGAAAATGTAATCACCGGTCCGGGTGTGTATGATATGAAGTCCGGAATAGTGATGATGCAACTGTCCATCAAAGTTATGAAAGAACTTGGGTTGAATCCGGTATTACGTCCGGTTGTGATGATCACTTCAGATGAAGAGACCGGGAGTAGAGATTCGTGGGATGAAATTGAGAAGATAGCAAAGGAAGTGAAACGTGTTTTTGTGCCGGAGCCGTCGATTGGGCTGGAAGGAAAGATTAAAACCCAAAGAAAGGGATCCGGCCGGTATCAAATTACGGTAAAAGGGAGAGAGGCTCATTCGGGAGTAGAACCGGAAAAAGGTGTAAGTGCGGTTGTTGAAATGTCAACGATTGTACAAAATCTGGATAAGTTGAACGATTACGAAAAAGGAGTTTCCCTGAATGTTGGTATGATATCCGGCGGTAAAGCCGTAAATGTAGTGCCCGGTGAGTGTACGATTCATATCGATTTAAGGTTTTTAAAAAATGAGGATGGTGAAGAGGTTGATCGGTACATCAAAGAATTAGAGCCGCAATTGAAAGGAGCAGAAATTTTGATAGAAGGCGGTTTAAGACGGCCTCCCATCATTCAGAATGAACGAAATGAAAAGCTTTGGAAGCTTGTAAAAGAGTGCGCTAATCAACTGGATCTCTCTATTGAACAGGGATTGAGCGGAGGTGGCTCCGATGGGAGTATCACCAGCCAATTTACCGCTACCATTGACGGAATGGGTCCTGTTGGTGAAGGGGCCCATAGCCCTTCAGAAAAGATTTTAGTTCATGAGACATTGGATCGAGCTTCACTGCTTACGGCGATGTTACTGGCTGATGATGTTGGTTGA